Proteins co-encoded in one Leptospiraceae bacterium genomic window:
- a CDS encoding STAS domain-containing protein, whose translation MEMIERENNSIQIIDVIGEVDLYNTKEIKDMIDEKIKEGKYQIILNLLKVPFMDSSGIGTLVTGMYRLKKYQGSLKIVNIVGSVAKVFKMTGMDTHLEIFDSEEEAVKSFK comes from the coding sequence ATGGAAATGATTGAAAGAGAAAATAATTCCATCCAAATAATTGATGTAATTGGTGAAGTAGATTTATACAATACCAAAGAAATAAAAGACATGATTGATGAGAAAATAAAAGAAGGGAAATATCAAATTATTCTTAACTTGCTAAAAGTTCCTTTCATGGATTCTTCTGGTATAGGAACATTAGTTACAGGGATGTATAGACTAAAAAAATACCAAGGTAGTTTAAAAATTGTGAATATAGTTGGGTCAGTTGCAAAAGTCTTTAAGATGACTGGCATGGACACTCATTTAGAAATTTTTGATAGTGAAGAAGAGGCAGTAAAATCCTTTAAATAA
- a CDS encoding methylmalonyl-CoA mutase family protein, which translates to MSSSETYQSKHKIRIVTATSLFDGHDASINVMRRILQASGAEVIHLGHNRSAKEIVDCAIQEDAQVIAITSYQGGHIEFFKYIFDLLKERNSSHIRIFGGGGGTILPSEISELHSYGITRIYSPDDGRAMGLQGMINDLLEKSDFPNGNYEDIKDYPVDREILLAKTISALDNSQNISPELLNKINRKDNSITPVIGITGTGGAGKSSLTDEIIRRFITDFPEKQIAIISIDPSKKKTGGALLGDRIRMNSIHHPNIFMRSLATREANLSLNKHISSIVNLVRHSYFDFILIETAGIGQSDSMITEVADISIYAMTPEFGASTQLEKIDMLDFADLVVINKFDRFGAEDALRAVAKQYQRNHKRFEEKIEVMPVFGTIASQFNDQGTNRFYQSLLDKINSKFKLNFTSELYSNVNLKSDTKGFSLNIVPQTRTRYLSEIVQEVADYKEYTEQQSEIASKMYKIKGAIELLYPEIKSKVPNFDIYFHKHISVESNDFVSFGIGELLKLYQSLESQLHFECKSILESWKTKVSNYKSEYFSYKVREKEIKVSNFTKSLSELEIPKISLPRFSDWGDILRWNLQENVPGEFPFTAGVYPFKRSEEDPTRMFAGEGGPERTNRRFHYITKGQNTIRLSTAFDSVTLYGENPDNRLDIYGKIGNSGVSIASLDDIKKLYSGFDLCKPTASVSMTINGPAPMILAFFMNAIIDQQCELYIRENGLTQEVEKIIQSKYTNSSELRPKYSGNLPEYHNGLGLMLLGVTGDQVLSKEIYEKIKASAISKVRGTVQADILKEDQAQNTCIFSTEFALKLMGDIQEYFILNKVRNFYSVSISGYHIAEAGANPITQLALTLSNGFTYVEYYLSRGMKIDDFAPNLSFFFSNGMDPEYSVMGRVARRIWAKAIKYKYKGSIRSQLLKYHIQTSGRSLHAQEIEFNDIRTTLQALTALYDNCNSLHTNAFDEAITTPTEDSVRRAMAIQLIINREMGLAKNENPLQGSFIIEELTDLVEEKVMEEFIRISERGGVLGAMETMYQRNKIQDESLHYEHLKHSGEFPIIGVNTFINSKGSPTIIPEEIIRSTVNEKDLQIQNIKNLHILHSEISQENILKLKQAAIQNQNLFESLMEVSKYLSLGQMTHALYEVGGQYRRNM; encoded by the coding sequence ATGTCTTCTTCGGAAACGTATCAATCTAAACATAAAATCAGAATAGTTACTGCAACATCCTTGTTTGATGGACACGATGCTAGCATAAATGTAATGCGCCGAATCTTACAAGCTAGTGGAGCGGAAGTAATTCATTTAGGTCATAATCGGTCAGCCAAAGAAATAGTAGATTGTGCTATTCAGGAAGATGCGCAGGTAATCGCTATTACCTCCTATCAGGGTGGGCATATAGAATTTTTTAAGTATATCTTTGACCTTTTGAAAGAAAGAAATTCTAGTCATATTCGAATATTTGGTGGCGGTGGAGGGACTATTCTGCCTTCGGAAATTTCAGAACTTCATTCTTATGGAATTACGCGAATTTACTCTCCTGACGATGGTCGAGCAATGGGACTTCAGGGAATGATCAATGATTTATTAGAAAAATCAGATTTCCCAAATGGGAATTATGAGGATATTAAGGATTATCCTGTAGATAGGGAAATTCTTTTAGCCAAAACTATATCAGCCCTAGATAATTCACAGAATATTTCACCTGAATTACTAAATAAGATTAATAGAAAAGATAATTCTATTACCCCTGTTATTGGAATAACGGGAACTGGGGGAGCTGGAAAATCATCTCTCACGGATGAAATAATTCGTCGTTTTATTACCGATTTTCCTGAAAAACAAATCGCAATAATTTCAATAGATCCAAGTAAGAAAAAAACAGGTGGTGCTTTGTTGGGAGATAGGATTCGTATGAATTCGATTCATCATCCTAATATTTTTATGCGATCTCTGGCTACACGGGAAGCAAATTTATCTTTAAACAAACATATTTCTTCTATTGTTAATTTAGTTCGTCATTCTTATTTTGATTTTATTTTAATTGAAACCGCAGGTATTGGGCAATCGGATTCAATGATTACGGAAGTTGCGGATATTAGTATTTATGCGATGACTCCTGAATTTGGAGCAAGCACTCAATTAGAAAAAATTGATATGTTGGACTTTGCCGATTTAGTAGTTATCAACAAGTTTGATCGATTCGGTGCAGAGGATGCTCTGCGGGCTGTAGCCAAACAATACCAAAGAAATCATAAACGTTTTGAAGAAAAAATTGAAGTTATGCCAGTATTTGGAACAATTGCTTCTCAATTCAATGACCAAGGTACAAATCGATTTTACCAATCGTTACTTGATAAAATCAATAGTAAATTCAAACTCAATTTTACTAGCGAATTGTATTCTAATGTAAATTTAAAATCTGATACAAAGGGTTTTTCTCTCAACATTGTTCCGCAAACTAGGACTAGGTATCTTTCCGAAATTGTTCAGGAAGTAGCGGATTACAAAGAATATACCGAACAACAATCTGAAATTGCTAGTAAAATGTACAAAATAAAAGGAGCTATTGAATTATTATATCCAGAAATCAAATCCAAAGTCCCCAATTTCGATATATATTTTCACAAACATATTTCTGTTGAGAGTAATGATTTTGTTTCTTTTGGAATAGGAGAATTATTAAAATTATACCAATCTTTAGAATCCCAACTTCACTTCGAATGTAAATCTATTTTAGAATCATGGAAAACAAAAGTTTCCAATTATAAATCAGAATACTTTTCTTACAAAGTGAGAGAGAAGGAAATCAAAGTTTCAAATTTTACAAAATCTCTTTCCGAATTAGAGATTCCGAAAATTTCTCTTCCACGGTTCAGCGATTGGGGAGATATTTTAAGATGGAATTTACAGGAAAATGTTCCGGGTGAATTTCCATTTACAGCGGGAGTTTATCCTTTTAAACGTTCTGAGGAAGATCCAACACGAATGTTTGCAGGCGAAGGTGGACCGGAAAGAACCAATAGACGTTTTCATTATATAACAAAGGGGCAAAATACCATTCGCCTCTCTACAGCATTTGATTCTGTGACTTTATACGGAGAAAATCCAGATAATAGATTGGATATTTATGGAAAAATTGGAAATTCAGGAGTATCTATAGCTTCTCTAGATGATATAAAAAAACTTTATTCTGGATTTGATTTATGTAAACCGACTGCCTCTGTATCGATGACCATCAATGGTCCTGCTCCAATGATTCTTGCTTTTTTTATGAATGCGATCATTGACCAACAGTGCGAATTGTACATCCGAGAAAATGGACTAACGCAAGAAGTAGAAAAAATAATTCAAAGTAAATATACAAATTCTTCAGAACTTAGACCAAAGTATTCTGGAAATCTACCTGAATACCACAACGGTTTGGGGTTAATGTTGTTAGGCGTAACAGGTGATCAAGTTTTATCGAAAGAAATTTATGAAAAAATAAAAGCATCCGCAATTTCTAAAGTGCGAGGTACGGTGCAGGCTGATATACTCAAGGAAGACCAGGCACAGAATACTTGTATTTTTTCTACCGAGTTTGCTCTAAAATTGATGGGAGATATTCAAGAATATTTTATTCTAAATAAAGTTCGTAATTTTTATTCAGTATCAATTTCAGGGTATCATATTGCTGAAGCTGGAGCAAATCCAATCACACAATTAGCGCTGACTCTTTCCAATGGATTTACTTATGTAGAGTATTATTTATCTCGTGGGATGAAAATTGATGACTTTGCACCTAACTTATCTTTTTTCTTTTCAAATGGAATGGATCCCGAATACAGTGTTATGGGTAGAGTAGCGAGGCGAATTTGGGCAAAGGCAATTAAATACAAATACAAAGGTTCAATTAGAAGTCAACTTTTGAAATACCATATTCAAACATCCGGACGATCTCTCCATGCACAGGAAATAGAATTTAACGATATTCGAACCACATTACAAGCATTAACCGCTCTTTATGATAATTGTAATTCCCTGCATACTAATGCATTTGACGAAGCAATTACAACTCCGACGGAAGATTCTGTTCGTAGGGCTATGGCAATTCAACTTATCATTAATAGAGAAATGGGGCTGGCTAAAAACGAAAACCCGCTCCAAGGAAGTTTTATTATTGAAGAGTTAACTGATTTAGTAGAAGAAAAGGTAATGGAAGAATTTATTCGGATTTCTGAGCGTGGCGGTGTTTTAGGTGCAATGGAAACTATGTATCAAAGAAATAAAATCCAAGACGAATCTCTTCATTATGAACATTTAAAACACTCTGGTGAATTTCCCATTATTGGAGTAAATACATTTATAAATAGTAAAGGTTCCCCAACAATAATCCCGGAAGAAATAATTCGTTCTACAGTGAATGAAAAGGATTTACAAATTCAGAATATTAAAAATCTCCATATTCTTCACTCTGAAATTTCTCAAGAAAATATTTTAAAATTAAAACAAGCAGCTATTCAAAATCAAAACTTATTCGAATCTCTAATGGAAGTTAGTAAATATCTTTCTCTTGGACAAATGACTCACGCTTTATACGAAGTAGGTGGGCAGTATCGCAGAAATATGTAA
- the dnaA gene encoding chromosomal replication initiator protein DnaA, whose amino-acid sequence MSILREGNLESIWPKILDEVSKQIPAMYFDPFISPLLFVECSEENLIIKAPSVTIKNHVEKKYQSVIADAAEKIGGLKLKIQIHTDSNDTPFSNFIDTKFKEETFPFNPDYTMDKFVLGDCNRMAFMACKDAIENPGNQNPIYIHGKVSVGKTYLLHAVGNSLTKMYPNKPIKYISMSDFLSEFVFAVQNRQTMDSFKFKYQSYHTLIIDDIQNLNSGAEKTQEEFFAIFNYLFDRKRQIILGSDRPISELPINEKLKSRFVNGYQVEIQAPDEVVRLGILKQKSKEANLQLTDSSIQFISDNFQTDTRALFGCINDIQLYKKTFSLLFVSDEKVKEILENRLHKIKDLDINHEKIIDTVCERYTQSKKDILSKSRKAEYIIPRHICMYLLFEVCNMNKTLIGRIFNTKHTTVISAINRVKEMIKTDLTFKKTVLSIKSQFDHK is encoded by the coding sequence ATGAGCATTTTAAGAGAGGGAAATTTGGAATCTATCTGGCCTAAGATATTAGATGAAGTTTCAAAACAAATTCCTGCGATGTATTTTGATCCTTTCATCTCCCCACTTTTATTTGTAGAGTGCAGTGAAGAAAATTTAATTATCAAAGCACCTTCTGTGACTATAAAAAATCACGTCGAAAAAAAATACCAATCTGTAATCGCAGACGCTGCCGAAAAAATTGGTGGTCTCAAACTTAAAATTCAGATTCATACTGACTCAAATGATACACCGTTCTCTAATTTTATTGATACAAAATTTAAAGAGGAAACTTTTCCTTTTAATCCTGATTATACGATGGATAAATTTGTTTTAGGGGATTGTAACCGAATGGCATTTATGGCATGTAAAGATGCCATCGAAAACCCAGGAAACCAAAATCCAATTTATATTCATGGAAAAGTAAGTGTGGGTAAGACCTATTTGCTCCATGCCGTAGGAAATTCTCTCACGAAGATGTATCCAAATAAACCTATAAAATATATTTCTATGTCAGACTTTCTATCTGAGTTTGTATTTGCAGTTCAGAATAGACAAACAATGGATTCTTTTAAATTTAAATACCAATCCTACCACACACTTATCATAGACGATATTCAAAACTTGAATAGCGGAGCCGAAAAAACCCAAGAGGAGTTTTTTGCCATATTTAATTATCTATTCGACCGCAAAAGACAGATTATCCTCGGGTCCGACAGACCTATCAGCGAATTACCGATCAATGAAAAACTCAAATCTCGTTTTGTTAATGGATATCAAGTAGAAATCCAAGCACCAGATGAAGTAGTACGCCTCGGAATATTAAAACAGAAATCAAAGGAAGCTAATTTACAACTGACTGACTCCTCAATTCAATTTATATCTGACAATTTTCAAACTGATACGAGAGCTTTATTCGGCTGTATAAATGATATTCAGCTCTATAAAAAGACATTTTCCCTATTATTCGTGAGTGATGAAAAAGTAAAAGAAATCCTAGAAAATCGACTTCATAAAATCAAAGACTTAGACATAAACCACGAAAAAATCATAGACACAGTTTGTGAGCGATATACGCAATCAAAGAAGGATATTCTCAGCAAAAGTCGTAAAGCAGAATATATTATTCCTCGCCATATTTGTATGTATCTACTATTCGAAGTTTGTAATATGAATAAAACTTTAATTGGGCGCATATTTAACACAAAACACACCACTGTGATTAGTGCAATCAACCGAGTCAAAGAAATGATCAAAACAGATCTTACATTTAAAAAAACAGTCTTATCAATAAAATCACAATTTGATCATAAGTAG
- a CDS encoding endoflagellar motor protein — protein sequence MIRNESQPKSKRRKGNKHSEEKDMSERWLLTYADMITLLLGLFIVMYSISTVDAGKLKSVSAVIRGGFGLDEGGDSLVLDGSSGIIKDKDLVPKSQIYRLWERFQYSVKKLLISDKVLIDLQNNEELTLTLPASSLGEGNIKLSKESDELFVKLAEVTKDLNIEIVLRVQIPYLETIENKKDLNNWAYNSYRASVMAKFLSEKYGIPESRIAVQGLSGFRKNSAAETPEEAANQERVEIMIRKR from the coding sequence ATGATACGAAACGAATCTCAACCAAAATCAAAACGCCGAAAGGGAAATAAACATTCAGAAGAAAAAGACATGAGCGAACGTTGGCTTCTAACGTATGCCGATATGATTACATTACTTCTAGGACTTTTTATTGTGATGTATTCTATTTCTACTGTAGACGCTGGTAAGTTAAAGAGTGTATCAGCTGTTATCCGCGGTGGTTTTGGATTGGATGAAGGCGGAGATTCTCTCGTTTTGGATGGTTCATCTGGAATTATTAAAGATAAAGATTTGGTTCCTAAATCTCAGATTTATAGACTTTGGGAAAGATTTCAATACAGTGTAAAAAAACTTTTAATCTCAGATAAGGTTTTGATTGATTTACAGAATAATGAAGAGTTAACGCTGACACTGCCCGCTTCCTCGCTTGGAGAAGGAAATATCAAATTATCCAAAGAATCAGATGAATTATTTGTAAAATTAGCAGAAGTCACTAAAGATTTGAATATAGAAATTGTACTTCGCGTACAAATCCCCTACCTCGAAACAATTGAAAATAAAAAGGATTTGAATAACTGGGCGTACAATTCCTATAGAGCTTCTGTGATGGCAAAATTTTTAAGTGAAAAATATGGAATCCCTGAATCTAGAATTGCCGTTCAAGGACTTTCTGGTTTTAGAAAAAATTCTGCCGCAGAAACCCCCGAGGAAGCAGCGAATCAAGAACGAGTTGAAATTATGATACGTAAACGTTAG
- a CDS encoding SDR family NAD(P)-dependent oxidoreductase — translation MKSAVVTGVSSGIGFAITEKVLKLGYKVYGFSRQTPKSLIDNSNFQFVECDLRDTKVLRKKMDEVRKADQNIHILINNAGFGLIGLHEELDYTKLEEIIQVNLTAPILITRILLRQIKQNKGIIINISSITAKKSSPLASAYSAAKAGLTQFGESLFEEVRKSGAKVCNIHPDVTKTNFYKDLSIQENSDPDSYLLPETIADAVEHILNQKSSLVITDITIQPQKHKIERKNLNSSSQNV, via the coding sequence ATGAAGTCTGCAGTTGTTACGGGAGTAAGTTCAGGAATCGGATTTGCGATTACTGAAAAAGTTTTGAAATTAGGGTACAAAGTTTATGGGTTTTCAAGGCAAACACCTAAAAGTTTAATCGATAATTCAAACTTTCAATTTGTAGAATGCGATTTACGAGATACAAAAGTCCTTCGAAAAAAAATGGATGAAGTTCGAAAGGCTGACCAAAATATCCACATATTAATAAATAATGCTGGGTTTGGTTTGATTGGACTTCACGAAGAGTTAGATTATACAAAATTAGAAGAGATAATCCAAGTTAACCTCACTGCCCCAATTTTGATCACCAGAATTTTGCTCAGACAAATCAAACAAAATAAAGGAATCATCATTAATATTTCTTCTATTACAGCCAAAAAATCTTCTCCTCTTGCATCTGCCTATTCTGCGGCTAAAGCTGGTTTAACTCAATTTGGAGAATCGCTATTTGAAGAAGTCAGAAAATCAGGTGCAAAAGTTTGTAATATTCATCCCGATGTTACTAAAACGAACTTTTATAAAGACCTTTCCATTCAAGAAAATTCAGATCCAGATTCGTATTTACTTCCTGAAACAATTGCCGACGCCGTTGAACATATTCTTAATCAAAAAAGCAGTTTAGTTATTACAGACATTACAATACAGCCTCAGAAACATAAAATTGAAAGAAAAAATCTAAATTCCAGCTCGCAAAACGTTTAA
- a CDS encoding ammonium transporter: MMAILIPTLLNGQDATSTPAPAPTLDKADTVWMIVSSALVFFMIPGLALFYGGIVKSKNVLSTMMHSFIAIIVLTLQWTIFGYSFAFSGTNPFYGDFSLAFLNGIDMDTLEGTIPKYVHFLFQGMFALITPALISGAIAERVKLSGYVVFIFLWATLVYDPVAHWVWAADGWLFKDGALDFAGGTVVHLISGIAGLAAALVIGKRKGDVATLTHPNNMTYTLLGSGLLWFGWFGFNAGSGLAINGLAARAFLVTLIAPAAAGAAWLIIEWIHTRKATALGAASGIVAGLVVITPASGFVGPMEAILMGLIVSPVCYGAILMKGKLGYDDTLDAFGVHGIGGALGAILTGVFALSLADGVTRGHQIWVQVKSVLATGLFSFVVSYILAFLIEKSIGFRIDEEKEIAGLDQEIHGENGYGI; encoded by the coding sequence ATCATGGCGATTCTAATTCCGACCCTGCTAAATGGCCAAGATGCAACAAGTACACCGGCGCCGGCGCCAACATTAGACAAAGCAGATACTGTATGGATGATCGTATCTTCCGCTTTAGTATTCTTCATGATTCCAGGCTTAGCTTTGTTCTATGGTGGTATCGTCAAATCTAAAAACGTCCTTTCTACTATGATGCACAGTTTCATTGCAATTATCGTATTAACTCTGCAGTGGACTATTTTTGGTTATAGCTTTGCGTTCTCTGGAACTAACCCTTTTTACGGGGATTTTAGCCTAGCATTTCTAAATGGAATCGATATGGATACTCTGGAAGGGACTATACCTAAGTATGTTCACTTTTTATTCCAAGGTATGTTTGCTTTAATTACACCTGCTCTAATATCAGGAGCTATAGCTGAAAGAGTAAAACTTTCAGGTTATGTAGTTTTTATCTTTCTTTGGGCTACATTAGTATATGATCCAGTCGCACATTGGGTTTGGGCAGCAGATGGCTGGTTGTTTAAAGATGGCGCGTTAGATTTCGCTGGTGGAACAGTGGTCCACTTAATTTCAGGGATTGCTGGTCTTGCAGCTGCCCTCGTAATTGGAAAACGTAAAGGGGACGTTGCAACCCTTACTCACCCAAATAATATGACTTATACCCTCCTCGGATCTGGATTGTTATGGTTTGGATGGTTTGGTTTTAATGCTGGCTCTGGATTAGCTATTAACGGATTAGCTGCAAGAGCTTTCCTAGTTACATTAATCGCGCCTGCTGCAGCCGGTGCTGCGTGGTTAATCATTGAATGGATTCATACAAGAAAAGCTACAGCACTTGGTGCTGCATCTGGAATCGTAGCTGGTTTAGTAGTAATTACACCTGCGTCTGGCTTTGTTGGTCCTATGGAAGCAATCCTGATGGGTCTAATTGTATCGCCTGTATGTTATGGTGCAATTCTTATGAAAGGAAAGTTAGGTTACGATGATACTTTGGATGCATTTGGTGTTCACGGTATAGGTGGTGCTTTAGGAGCAATTTTAACTGGTGTTTTCGCACTTAGTCTTGCAGACGGAGTAACTCGAGGCCATCAAATTTGGGTTCAAGTTAAAAGCGTATTGGCAACAGGGCTCTTTTCTTTCGTAGTATCCTATATCCTAGCTTTTTTAATTGAAAAGTCCATTGGATTTAGAATCGATGAAGAGAAAGAAATCGCAGGTCTTGATCAAGAGATTCATGGCGAAAATGGTTACGGAATATAA
- a CDS encoding DUF5329 family protein, with product MESDKIKFLLNELDKPEANIRFIRNGEEFSGKEAREHMQKKWNYAKDKIKTVDDFIDLIASKSSLTGNKYYVKLADGKKIESAQWLRETLKKLD from the coding sequence ATGGAATCGGATAAAATCAAATTTCTTCTCAATGAATTGGATAAACCAGAAGCAAACATAAGGTTCATTCGAAATGGAGAAGAGTTTTCCGGAAAAGAAGCCCGTGAACATATGCAAAAAAAATGGAACTATGCCAAAGATAAAATAAAAACCGTTGATGATTTCATAGACTTAATTGCCTCAAAATCCTCCCTTACTGGAAATAAATACTACGTAAAATTAGCGGATGGAAAAAAAATTGAATCGGCACAATGGCTCAGAGAAACCCTGAAAAAGTTGGACTAA
- a CDS encoding P-II family nitrogen regulator: MKLIVAIIQPHKLEEVKAELTKNEIYRLTVSDVQGYGQQKGKTEVFRGHEYQVNLLRKVRLEIAVNDEFVKPTVDAILKSAKTGEGKIGDGKIFIMPIEEIIRIRNGERGASAI, encoded by the coding sequence ATGAAACTAATTGTAGCAATTATTCAACCGCACAAACTAGAAGAAGTAAAAGCAGAGTTAACTAAAAATGAAATTTATAGACTTACTGTGAGTGATGTGCAAGGTTACGGTCAGCAAAAAGGTAAAACAGAGGTATTTAGAGGACACGAATACCAAGTAAATTTACTTAGAAAGGTTCGATTAGAAATTGCAGTCAACGATGAGTTTGTAAAACCGACTGTCGATGCAATTTTAAAATCAGCCAAAACCGGAGAAGGGAAAATTGGGGATGGAAAAATATTCATCATGCCAATTGAGGAAATTATTCGAATCAGAAACGGAGAGCGCGGCGCAAGCGCAATTTAA
- a CDS encoding STAS domain-containing protein, with protein MNYKIDYDNNSLILYPTGRIDVISARELDKEMEEISADFGNFDVLINFENSGLISSTGFAVILNFQRRRREENRKVFLSNFSKENLRIIDLTGIYNLFQIFNDESDFFKSKDTVC; from the coding sequence ATGAATTATAAAATAGATTACGACAACAATAGCCTAATACTTTATCCGACTGGAAGAATTGACGTTATTTCAGCAAGAGAGTTGGATAAAGAAATGGAAGAAATTTCAGCAGATTTTGGTAATTTTGATGTACTAATAAATTTCGAAAACTCCGGACTAATTTCCTCTACTGGATTTGCTGTAATTTTAAATTTTCAGAGAAGGCGAAGAGAAGAAAATCGTAAAGTTTTTTTATCCAATTTTTCAAAGGAAAACCTTCGTATTATAGATTTGACTGGTATCTATAATTTGTTTCAAATTTTTAATGATGAATCTGATTTTTTTAAATCAAAAGATACAGTGTGTTAA
- a CDS encoding radical SAM protein, producing the protein MNQQYSHNVLQHLNLTLIRFNHIYIEEDAYNYPVTTKILEKFENSIQIKIQNYKHIFNRSNQNFQEQKTSAKLILAVKKDNFYYKGSNVVNNYGFDNFYYNTLILNCLYNCEYCYLQGMFNSGNIVVFVNLEDFFSETKKLIKDKPTYLCISYETDILAMEELIPYTSAWIEFARQNPNLTIEIRTKSNKYNLIQHLEVCDNVILAWTISPPDIIKSYEDKTPVLNQRLKHIELALCDGWKTRLCFDPILHVNNWKEIYSNFVDLVFSQISSEKIYDISLGTFRINADYLKKMKRLRTDSDILYYPFERSEQLKVYPESKVKEMIEFVTDKISQFYQKEKIYPT; encoded by the coding sequence ATTAATCAGCAGTATTCGCATAACGTTTTACAACACCTTAATCTTACCTTGATTCGATTTAATCATATTTATATAGAAGAGGATGCTTACAATTATCCGGTCACTACTAAAATCCTAGAAAAATTCGAAAACTCAATCCAGATAAAAATACAAAACTACAAACATATTTTCAATCGTTCTAATCAAAATTTCCAAGAACAAAAAACTTCCGCTAAATTAATCTTAGCCGTTAAAAAAGATAATTTCTATTACAAAGGATCTAACGTTGTAAATAATTATGGATTCGATAATTTCTATTACAATACATTGATTTTGAACTGTCTCTATAATTGTGAATATTGTTATTTGCAAGGAATGTTTAATTCGGGAAACATTGTAGTATTTGTAAACTTAGAAGATTTTTTTTCAGAAACTAAAAAATTAATAAAGGATAAACCTACTTATCTTTGTATTTCTTATGAAACAGATATTCTAGCTATGGAAGAATTAATTCCATATACAAGTGCATGGATAGAGTTTGCTAGGCAAAATCCAAATCTCACAATCGAAATTAGAACTAAAAGTAATAAATACAATTTAATTCAACATTTGGAAGTATGTGACAATGTGATTTTGGCATGGACAATTTCTCCCCCGGACATCATTAAAAGCTATGAAGACAAAACACCTGTATTAAACCAAAGGCTTAAACATATTGAGTTAGCGTTATGCGATGGATGGAAAACTAGGCTTTGTTTTGATCCAATTTTACATGTTAATAATTGGAAAGAAATTTACTCTAACTTTGTAGATTTAGTATTTTCTCAAATTAGCTCAGAAAAAATATATGATATCAGTTTAGGTACATTTCGAATAAATGCTGATTATCTAAAAAAAATGAAACGACTTAGGACTGATTCAGATATTCTATATTATCCGTTTGAAAGATCAGAACAATTGAAAGTATACCCAGAGTCAAAAGTAAAAGAGATGATTGAGTTTGTGACAGATAAAATATCACAATTTTACCAAAAGGAAAAGATATATCCGACTTAA
- a CDS encoding acyl-CoA thioesterase: MKTYEYTLVTRHSELDSSLHINNANYLRYLEEARVSMMFEQNFPMETVHNANVEMIIYKYVCNYKHQIWYPEKLTVRSKQIQTKKVRGVLRQEIHREDGSLCFQGDAYWAYHTKEKSQIDKTIEFTKKFGQFQHHDIPLLNAKKESMVNDSLPHGIVKIEVRPYEIDSFQHVNNAVYANYFEIGRWDFRKLLFTDINFFKKLELVFVIYKSMIQFQRPSFLFEELCIKTWLVELTPYRIIYWQEIQDSNGVVRASSRSEGCVVNKKGYPTKVSPEILLAYKQLLVIK, from the coding sequence ATGAAAACCTACGAGTATACGTTAGTAACTAGACACTCCGAGTTAGATTCTAGTCTTCATATTAATAATGCAAATTATTTGCGTTATTTGGAAGAAGCTAGAGTTAGTATGATGTTTGAACAAAATTTTCCTATGGAGACCGTGCATAATGCAAATGTAGAAATGATTATATATAAATATGTTTGCAATTACAAACACCAAATTTGGTATCCGGAAAAACTTACAGTTAGAAGTAAACAAATACAAACGAAAAAGGTTAGGGGAGTTTTACGTCAAGAAATACATAGAGAAGATGGTTCCTTATGCTTTCAAGGGGATGCCTATTGGGCATATCATACAAAGGAAAAATCTCAGATAGATAAAACAATAGAATTTACTAAGAAATTCGGTCAATTTCAGCATCATGATATTCCATTGCTTAATGCAAAAAAAGAAAGTATGGTTAATGACTCTTTACCACATGGTATAGTTAAAATAGAAGTTAGACCATATGAAATAGATTCTTTTCAACATGTTAACAATGCTGTGTATGCAAATTATTTTGAAATAGGAAGATGGGATTTTAGAAAACTGTTATTTACAGATATAAATTTTTTTAAAAAATTAGAATTAGTATTTGTAATATATAAATCAATGATTCAGTTTCAAAGACCTTCATTTTTATTTGAAGAGTTATGTATAAAGACTTGGCTAGTGGAACTAACGCCATATAGAATCATTTATTGGCAAGAAATACAAGATTCAAATGGAGTAGTGCGTGCTAGTAGCCGCTCAGAAGGTTGTGTTGTGAATAAAAAAGGGTATCCTACTAAAGTATCACCCGAAATTCTACTAGCATATAAACAATTATTAGTGATTAAATAA